A section of the Hemibagrus wyckioides isolate EC202008001 linkage group LG04, SWU_Hwy_1.0, whole genome shotgun sequence genome encodes:
- the pcyt1ab gene encoding phosphate cytidylyltransferase 1A, choline b: protein METHSSGLTRKRRREGANGKMDKEERGGKIPRRTSTLKEPAPFSDQLKPMSTPYTRVSLEEARCGTPVRVYADGIFDMFHSGHARALMQAKCLFPNTHLIVGVCSDDLTHKLKGFTVMNEDERYDAVSHCRYVDEVVRDAPWTLTPEFLTKHRIDFVAHDDIPYVSDESDDVYKHIKEAGMFAPTQRTEGISTSDIITRIVRDYDLYVRRNLQRGYTAKELNVSFINEKKYHLQEHVDKVKQKVRDVEEKSKEFVQRVEEKSIDLIQKWEEKSREFIGNFLQMFGPDGALKHMLKEGKGRMLQAISPRQSPDSSPSREERSPSPTFRLPFFTKTLPSSSPPHYSDAHSISEDDED from the exons ATGGAGACGCACAGTTCAGGACTCacaaggaaaagaagaagagagggagCAAATGGAAAGATGGACAAGGAAGAACGAGGTGGAAAAATCCCACGTAGGACTTCG acCTTGAAAGAACCTGCACCCTTTTCTGACCAGCTGAAGCCTATGTCCACTCCATACACTCGTGTTAGCCTAGAGGAAGCCCGCTGTGGCACACCAG TACGCGTGTACGCTGATGGGATTTTCGACATGTTTCATTCTGGACATGCCCGAGCTCTGATGCAGGCTAAATGTCTTTTTCCAAACACTCATCTCATCGTAGGCG TGTGCAGCGACGATTTGACGCACAAGCTCAAGGGCTTTACTGTTATGAACGAGGACGAGCGTTACGACGCAGTGAGTCACTGCCGCTACGTGGACGAGGTGGTCAGGGATGCCCCATGGACACTAACACCAGAGTTCCTGACCAAACACAGA ATTGACTTTGTTGCCCATGACGACATCCCGTACGTTTCAGACGAGAGTGATGATGTTTACAAGCACATAAAGGAGGCTG GCATGTTTGCACCCACACAAAGGACAGAGGGCATCTCCACCTCTGACATCATCACACGCATCGTCCGGGACTACGACCTGTACGTGCGACGCAACCTGCAGAGAGGCTACACTGCCAAGGAGCTTAACGTCAGCTTCATCAAT GAAAAGAAGTACCACCTTCAGGAGCACGTGGATAAGGTGAAGCAGAAGGTACGAGACGTGGAGGAGAAGAGTAAAGAGTTTGTGCAGAGGGTGGAGGAGAAGAGCATTGACCTCATCCAGAAGTGGGAGGAGAAATCACGCGAGTTCATTGGCAACTTCCTGCAGATGTTTGGGCCAGACGGGGCACTG AAGCACATGTTGAAGGAGGGGAAAGGGCGCATGCTGCAGGCCATCAGCCCCAGACAAAGCCCTGACAGCAGCCCTTCACGTGAAGAGCGCTCTCCTTCTCCTACCTTCCGTCTTCCTTTCTTCACCAAAACCCTCCCGTCCTCCTCGCCTCCTCACTACAGCGACGCACACAGCATCAGCGAGGACGACGAGGACTAG